AGTTGAAGTTTTATAGataaatcatttttttcataccaATTTAGATTGTATTATCTATTGAATACCATCATATAGATGTTTTATAAcaaaacttattattttttattcggtGTTACCATAGAGTGAGTGAAGATACAGTTTAATTGATAGGTACCTAGATTATATATATGTCTCTGGTGTTACTCAAAATCAGATCAATAATCATTGAAATCTAGtataataatgatcaacttcCACATAATATAAGTAGGCCTAACTCTCATGAGTCAATCAACAGGTAATTAAATAtcagttttattcaataaggATATAATTAGCCTAAATTGCGTATCAGGAtgcattttcaaaatattggaTAATCAACTCAATGTTCACGTTATGTGAATGCATTTTCAAAATAGCCTTATTGTTTGAAAAGCACTGAAGATTATTCAAATCTTTCAAATGTAGTAAATTTTACTTAATTGTAATTTCGTGTTTCAAGTGGATGAGCTTCCTTTTGAAATGTATAAATCTGTGGATGAATCACAAGGAATGTGAGAATATCATTTTCATCTATCTCAATTTGAAATATCATACAAATGTGCTATTGATTTTAACCAAATTAACACATTTTTTGTACTTACCTTATCTGATCTGTACATTGTTAGTGAAGGAAGAAcaactaacttgaaatttgtaacgtATAAAATTCTAACTTAAAAAGTAGACTCGAAAGTTCAATTTCATGATAAAGCTCGTGTAGGACAATTCAACTGCAAATGAACTAACTTTTTAAAACTGATCGTTTTTGTAATAAAGGTTGTAGAAATTTTAGAGAGAATGAAAACAAGTCTATGCCTCAACGCTTACAGACTCAAAACAAAATACAGCTTTGAAAACATTTTGTAGCCGTTTATTGTGCTTTTCACTAGATGTGGTGGTGAAATTAACAAATGAAATGAACACCTGTAAAATCTTctgtacagttcaataacttTTTGCCACAATGAAGCTCATGATATAGAAGTTCAACTTCTATTTTCTTGATTAACTaatatttctcgaatattcttATCATCATTAAATCCAAAAATTACTATAGGCGGTAACACTTTGATTAACATCTTCTTGTTGTAAACATTACttattaataatcatattgatatgatttgtaattatatcaacaaataaatgaataatgatgtTTGGGATGTTCATAGACTgaatagataaaatattatagaatcaatattcaatttcagaaataattggttTCCTAGAATTTTGTACTATATATTTAAGCctatatttctttaatatttctgatatttttgttctatattattatgtttttttatgaTTCCAGagattattgaaatttgataaaagCTTACAAGATGTCTGTGAAGATCGTTGtggaatattattactgttaaaaaaaaatattaattgagaatttaattttcaaaatccaTTCACTAGAAGTTCACTCATCCACCAATTATCCTTccatcaatgaataaatgaaataaatgaaaaattatcaacGACTGTCGTTTTTAATCAAAGTATTTCACAAGTTAGGCCGCATAGGCCTACAAGCAgtatttgacaattttcaattataccggtattttttatattcattataaGCTATTTATTAgttctattcattttattatttattaaaggCTGCAGCAAAACCATAACAGCAATCATAACTCATGaaagtttgaaaaattcatcaaattattaaatctatccatctaacttatttattatttttctctcaactccattttaatgtgaatttgaagttgaatatattttaaagttgaaaatgaaatttattcatattgacttgataaatgaaaatagttttATAATGTTACTATTACATTACTAATAACACTATAGTTTTATAGTGTTATTCTGAACGGTTCAGCCTGCTTTATTAGCCTGATTTTCTAATGGATAACTTGGATTTAGGTAATTAGTTCTTaaaatgatgaatgaaaatattaaatgtcTATCTAATCCAGTTGATCTGCTGCACTCTGCTCagctcaattaattttttatggGTAATAATACTGATTTCATTCATCCAGTGCATTGTTTGGTCCACCAAAACACATAATTATCTATAGCAAacatcaaattacaaattaaacattattttattccatgGAACTTTAACTTGAAACCAAATTTCAACCCTCAACATCTGTGACATAATTATGacatagataaaaatataaatctgattaggctaccctttttaaatgaaattatttggtCACGACATGTTGAAAATTgtattagtagccgaaacatgtcgtgacaaaataatttaaaaagggtactcagattcatatttttatttattttcaaaagttgCCCCAAAGAAAAAAAGCGTATAATTATGAACTACGGTATTTAATATGACCTATTTAAAATCTTTCCAAACTTATTCTACAAACCTTTCCCGAAATCGGTCACGTGTGACGTCACAGGGGACATTTTAAGTCTCCCCCTCAGCTTAGCAGCACATCATCCATTTTcgctctaaaggtgcgtacagatttacgcgtcgcgaacacgagcaattcacttttaatcagctgatgccaagctttttatatctgtattttaccgtttctgtaaaaatacagatatagtcagctgattaaaagtgaattgctcatgttcgcggcgcgtatatctctgtacgcacctttatgtcagcattggttgaatggggatCATTGATGTAAGGTCAGTAAgaagctgacagtttgaagtgaatcttactataaagcattaatattatcaaaccTACCTACACTTCAGACTCTCATTCATTTCTCAAGAATAACACCAAcgtttcccattcaaccaactctgtcagtttgaagtgaatctcaaacCAGAGCATATCAAGCCGCGTTGCACTTAATATTAATCTGCGATATTAATATTGCGATTTATCAAGTGCCGCGCGTCGGGCACAAAGTACGCAGCTAAGTCCTCCAGAGGCTTGAGCAAGATCTGTCAACATGTCGCCGTTTCGCTCCAAGTCGCGCTGTCTCTAGAGAAATTTATTGGAGGTGATTTTGTGTGCCACAGCTTTCCCCTACCCACACCACCATGGTTTAGCCGCCAAGGGGAATTTTGAGAAACATTGCGTTCAGGCCAAAGTTCGTGGCATCGTTTTAGCCTGCAAGGTGTTTCATTGAATCTACTGgattgaaaatggaataaatatacAAATACTTCACACTTTCCGCCAGTGAGACATAATCTCTCAAGGGATATTCAcagtattttcattgaattttcttGATTTGAAATAGAGTAAATATACTCATACTGTGCACCTTGAGGAATAAATTGCTCTGAGCAATATATTATACTCTAGGTGCTTTAACAATAATCTCATTGAATTTTATGTATTTGTGGATAAAACTcatgaatatgattgggaaggaacaacaggcttggcccaaaactattccattcccaaattttgataatgaaatgctcaaaaaataggttatgattctactgtaagaagttcaagtttaattttcgtacaaaaatatatatgctagaaattttgaatttagaaaaattgagacaccaaattatagttaaatattacacttataaattattaattttgttggttgaaaatgaaatgattcaCAAGAATTACAAACTCTGAAAGTATTTCATTCAGATTTATCTCCCAAAggtcaaaatatttttatttgatttccttGATTGAAATGCAATAAAATACCCATAGCCTAAAATATGTTATTATAGCCTACATTTGGGATCATCCACAGTTTATCAGTTCtttccaatgtacctagaacgCATTGGTTGAATGTATTCTATATATACTCTAGGTGCATCGGGTTCGTTCCTTATGGATTATAGTAAATTTCAAGCTAGATAGTTACCAGTTTAGTGTGATActtgatataaaatatatttgtggGCATAATTCATTGCATTCGtggatacaaaaatatttacaattaataattcaaattgaatagataaaatagaatagtttttgagatgaatttacaagtactaatttttatatttttatctagtCATTAGAAATAGActatttcttatttattcaaattagatTGAGACGCTTTTAATCCTTTGCAGAGGTACTCTTCAAAGTTTCGACTGATAGATTGGAATATAtagttaatttataaaataaacgTAAGAAGTACCTGATAGAATTGattagttattattataattgattttataatgCTAGACGATGattgtattaaaattatatatatattttttcaatgacgCATTAATATACATAATCAATGTATGTATAAAATAAAGAGTTTGATTCGTATCATTGAACCAAAACATGTAATGAAAGAGATTTAAATTGTTCTTGTCCCAGCCTATATGATTCAACCAAAATCTGGATTTTTCACTTCACTATAAATCCAAAAAATATTATAGCATAATGAGCTTAGTATTTTTTCATCTAATCACTTACTTTTTAGTTATATTGAGCTCATATTGATACTATCAATCACTATTACCAgaaattactattgtatttCCCAATGTACCTAGGCTACTTACTTGAAGGTAATCAGAAATAGAAATGTATTATCTGATTACCTGGATTACACTTACACTTGAACAGATTATGGATTCGAAATTAAACTTTTCCCATcataataacatttttaatataaaaatataaatttcaaaaacaataatcatTCCACAAATATATCCAGGAAGCCAATTCAAAGTAGGCTATTTATAAAACTATAGATAATCTTCATGACTAATAGCATATTCCGATATATTGTATGGAGTTGAAAATTAGAGATTAAGTTATTGATCctatcaaaaaattacaaaaacttaCTCTTCTGagaacataatatattttataccGTGAGCTATTAAATAGATTGCATGGGAAATGTTTTTTCACAAACTGATGAATCCCATGACATTAtctgtatattataaacctCATAGCCCATACTTAGCTAGCAGATCATCCTTAATGATTGCAGCAGCCTTTTCACCAATCATATAAGCCACAGCCATGGTATGACCACCAACCAGACTTGGCAAAATTGATGTGTCAGCAACTCTGAGTCCTGTCAACCCACGCACGCGCAGACGCTGGTCAACAACTGCTTCAACATCCTTGTCAGGACCCATCTTACAAGTTCCACTCTGGTGATGGAGCTGAGTTGTGACATGCCTTACTGCACACCCTAGATACTCATCTGAAGCGAATTTGTAATCGGAACAGCCTTCAATCGGTTTCTCATATAGTTCAGAAGCATATTTTTGGAATGCGTAAGTTTTGCTTAGGGAAATTACAGATTTTAGCGCTTCCACCAACACTTTCAAATCATGCTCATCTGACAGAAAATTTCCATGGATCTTAGGTGGATCCATAGGGTCCCCACTCCTCAACATCACAGTTCCTCTACTTTTAGGATATAACAACATTGGCCAAATTGTCCAAGCTGTCTTATAACAAATCTCCCCAAACTCATCTTCAAAGAACTTTTCTGTAAGTCCCATGGCCCTCCTGTAGATGGCTCCACAGTCGTAAGCTAGGGAAGCTGGTACAAATATGTATTCAATATCAGGTGCCTCAGTTGTGGCATACTTTGTTCTCACATACCCAAACCCTTCACAACCTAACAATGTCAGTGGACCTTTACCTTTAACTAACCATTCAGTAAAATCCCCAGCAGCTTCTATCAGAGGCTGTCCCCATTTCAAACCTGCATTGGTGTCATTCACCAAAAAGGTTAACGCAGATGTAGAAATGTGTTCCTGTAGGTTGTTTCCTACTGGAAGGTCTTGTACAACAGGGATAGAATGTTGTTCCAAGTGTTCCTTAGGTCCCACCCCAGATAGCATCAACAGTTTTGGACTGTTAAAAGTCCCAGCTGAAAGAATTACTTCCTCTCTAGCAAAAACTACATTCTTTTGTTTCAACTGTTTCCCTGATAAAAACTCAACCCCATACGCATGTTTGTTTCTGATAAGGATCTTTGTAACAAACGACATTTTACTGATCACTAGATTTTTCCTGAACTGTGCCGACTTCAAATAGGACTTGGCAGCTGACCAACGGCGCCCCTTCCTTAAGGTGGCCTGCATTTTGGAGAACCCTATCCTTTGGTTGGGGTCGTTGTAGTTGACTTCCATGTAGTTTTTCTCCCTTCCAGCCTCGAGGAAAGCTCTCATCAGATCTGTTTCGTAGCTTGGGTTGTTGATATGTACGGGTCCCCCTGTGCCGTGATAGCGGGAGAACTTCAGTGAAGCGATGTCCATATCTTCAGACTTGATAAAGTAAGGGAGCACCTTGGCATAGCTCCAATCATCGATGAACCGTACCTCTTGTGTTCATTTTACtcttatttttatgatttatatTGGGAAACTACATAAATCCCTATATTGGTTGTAAACCGTAATTACTCCAAGAGCTCTTGAGACATCTTATGAGGTAAATAGACTTACCACCAAGAGGTTACCACCATGATTCCTACAATGAGGCTCCCATGTTAACTTTTTGTCTATGTAGACGCCTAGGAGCTTGCTTGATATTTCTTCAACGGACTGCTGAGAGTCAGCACTATGCTTCAAGCCACAGATAAGAGTTTTGGTCTCTAGGGTTGAATAGGGTTAATAGTCGATTCTTATTGCTATATCTTCTCACCGTAGAAGCCTATCCTGAACATTGACTGAGCAGCATATATGTTCTTGCTCAACagattattatttctaattagaGAGAATTTAgtttctattttcaataatattataatgaaaatggaAAGTAAGATAATATTAACTAATATTAGCAATCATAAAATCAGTATGGAATATTAGGTAtgttaatttattgatgaacaaatTAAATTGTGCATCCTTATCACAGAAAAAAAACAGTACATCATTAGAAAAATTCTTTCTTGACTCACGGTATTTGAAATTCTACAGTTCCACTAGGAAGACTGAAGATGAGGAAATAATAGCCTGCAGAAGCTTAGAAGCTTAGTCTACAGAAGTAATGTACAACATATAAAACAATAACGAATAAATTCTATGAaagttattaatataataaattactgaACGCCAAACATTTCAAACTTAAATGAGatattcaaaaaaaatataaaattatcattcattcatgtATGATTCATTTCAGCTACCGTAtctgaaaaaatcaattgaggCTTGTAATTCATCTATCAGTTGaggaaattattcaagaatcttATTGAGGATCTTATCATTAAAGTTCATTATAATTTTtcgttataatttttataatttttctattttatatttattcaaaaatccaGTGATCCACTATAAACTTTACTCATAAAGTGATAAATCAGAAGGAGAAATATCCATTCCCATCAATTCCATAATAAGTTCCcatgtgaaatttattttaaattgagttagtttattgaattagttttaattaataaaaacaaattataaagaaTGACCTGGCCCAGAACTTAGAGTGCACTCTAAGCACTTGATTCGTTTCAGTATTTGGACAGTTTCCATATTCTTGAATTAATTAATGGAAAATAATGATCTGAAAATTATCACGTTTTCCTTATCACTATCACCAACCTTTAGCAGCCCATCCATCGAAGTCGCTGGGGTCCCCCCTAGTCCACAACATGGCGTTGATAAGCGTGCCTCCGCCCAACCCCTTGCCCGCTGGCCAAATACACCTCCCCTCCTCCCCGCCCCTGCAcaccccctcctccttctccatcttgtAGCCCCAGTTGTACGAGGTGAGTATCATGCCTTCGTTCAGGAAAGGAACCTCACCAACTGGCGATTCCTCGTCGCCTGCTTCGAGGAGTAGTACTTGCATACTGGACATTTCGGATAACCGGGAGGCGAGAGCGCACCCCGCCGGTCCGGCACCGATCACGATGAAGTCGAACACGCGTCCGTTGACGTTGACCTCAGGGTATTCGTTGTAGGCTGGCAGCGAGCCGTTCAGGAACTCAGAGGTCAGCCGCTCCATGAGGAGGTTGGAGTTGTCCTGCGTCAGCGAGGGCTGTACAACGGCGAAGAGTGCTAGGAGGAGGtgtgaattattttaaattcaagtaTCCTTTTTTCTAATTGTTCATTCGAAAAAAgcaataatttttgtaaaagatttaactattaataataaattgatttattattttttaattatatttaagaGAAGAAGCACTaacgaaaaaatatatttaaaattcatat
Above is a window of Nilaparvata lugens isolate BPH chromosome 4, ASM1435652v1, whole genome shotgun sequence DNA encoding:
- the LOC111054583 gene encoding glucose dehydrogenase [FAD, quinone] codes for the protein MERLTSEFLNGSLPAYNEYPEVNVNGRVFDFIVIGAGPAGCALASRLSEMSSMQVLLLEAGDEESPVGEVPFLNEGMILTSYNWGYKMEKEEGVCRGGEEGRCIWPAGKGLGGGTLINAMLWTRGDPSDFDGWAAKGIDDWSYAKVLPYFIKSEDMDIASLKFSRYHGTGGPVHINNPSYETDLMRAFLEAGREKNYMEVNYNDPNQRIGFSKMQATLRKGRRWSAAKSYLKSAQFRKNLVISKMSFVTKILIRNKHAYGVEFLSGKQLKQKNVVFAREEVILSAGTFNSPKLLMLSGVGPKEHLEQHSIPVVQDLPVGNNLQEHISTSALTFLVNDTNAGLKWGQPLIEAAGDFTEWLVKGKGPLTLLGCEGFGYVRTKYATTEAPDIEYIFVPASLAYDCGAIYRRAMGLTEKFFEDEFGEICYKTAWTIWPMLLYPKSRGTVMLRSGDPMDPPKIHGNFLSDEHDLKVLVEALKSVISLSKTYAFQKYASELYEKPIEGCSDYKFASDEYLGCAVRHVTTQLHHQSGTCKMGPDKDVEAVVDQRLRVRGLTGLRVADTSILPSLVGGHTMAVAYMIGEKAAAIIKDDLLAKYGL